Below is a genomic region from Streptomyces sp. RPA4-2.
CGTAAGCCATGAACGACGAGGAGTCGGGGGACAGGGTCAGCAGTCCGCCGTCGTACAGGACCGCCTCCTCGGACGTGTTGATGTCGCGTTGCCACCGCCGGTGCCCGGTACCGGCGTCGAGGGCCACCACGCGCCTGGTCCTGTCGTCCGGTTCCTCGTACATGTAGACCAGCCCGTCGCGAACGCCGACCGGCTGCGTCCCCTGAGGGCGGGTGCCGGCCCGCCACAGGGTGCGGCCGGAGGCCGCGTCGATCCTGGCGGCCGTGAAACCCGTACCGCCACAGAACAGGGCGCTTCCCTCCGTCACGCATCCAGGGCTGTCGTAGTCGAGAGGGACACCCTTCACGTCGTGCCGCAGTTTCGTCCGCCACGGACGCCAGCCGTGGGGCAGCGAGGCGGCCTGGGCGGTGGCCGAGGCGGTCGCCGTGGTGGTGGCGGTGGCGGTGTCCGAATCGGACACGGAGACACCCACCCCGACACCCAGCCCCGTGACGGCCAGCACCGCACCGAGGCCGGTGAGCAGCATCCGGGCCCGGCGTCGCTTGCCGGTACCGATGCCGGTCGCGGCGCCCGCGGAGGTGGTGGCTGCGCTCCGAGGAGCGGGGCGGCGCCGGGGTTCCGCGGACCGCCCGGTCCTCGGGGACCCGGTGGCGTCGGATTCCGGCAGGGCCTGGAGCATGCGGTGTATGTCCGTCAGTTCCGGCCGCGCGGCCGGATCCTTGTCCAGGCAGCGTTCGACAATGTTCAGGAGCGCCTCGGGCACGCCGCCGAGGTCCGGGGTCCCGAACACCACCTGATAGCCGGTTATATACGGGCTGTCGGCGTCGAACGGTCCCGTGCCGACGGCCGCGAACACCAGCAGGGACCCCAGCGAGAACACGTCCGAGGCCGGGGTGACGTCCCGGGGAGAGGCCAGTTGTTCCGGTGACATGAAGGGCGGAGTGCCGATCATCCGCCCGGTCGTGGTGAGGCTCTGGTGGTCAGAAGCCCGCGATATGCCGAAGTCGATGACGCGCGGCCCGTCCTCGGTCATCAGGACGTTGCCCGGTTTGAGGTCCCGGTGCACCAGGCCCGCCCGCTGGATGTCGCGCAACGCCTCGGTGAGCCCCAGCCCCAGCGCACGCAGTTCCCGCTGGCTCAGCGGGCCGTCCTTCTGCACGACTTCGGCGAGGTTGAGCCCCGGCACGTAGAGCGTCGCCATCCACGGCTGGTCGGCGTCCGGGTCGGCGTCCACGACAGGCGCGGTGAAGGCGCCGCTCACTCTGCGCGCCGCTTCGATCTCCTGCCGGAAGCGCGTCCGGAACTCTTCCTCCTGGGCGTACGGCCCGTGCACGAGCTTGACCGCGACCTGCCGTCCCGAGGCGGCGACTCCCAGATAGACGACTCCCATGCCGCCCGCCCCGAGCCGGCCGAGAAGGGTGTACCCGCCTATGGACTCCGGGTCCCCGGTGCTCAGGGGCGTCATCGCCGATCATCCTTCCCAGCGCCTGCCTGCCTCACGGGGTTCAGAGTAGGGCTTGCCGCCCCGGAAACGGAGCCGCGCCTAGCACGTACTTCCGAGCGCGGAGCCTCGCCGGACACGGTGACCGGAGCCTCGTCCGCGACGTCGACACGCATGCGGCGGGACCGTTGTGGCCGCAGCGAGGTCGCTTTGCTCCCTCAACTCCCGGACCGCCGAACTGGGCCCAGTCCTGGTGCACTTGATCTGTTCGTGGCTGACGTACTCGGGCGGAGCTGAGTACTTGCGCTCTGGCCGGGGACGGAGTGAACGGTAACGCTTGGGTCATGCGTGAAGGACCACTGAAACCTGTTCCCCAGTTGGTGTCGATCCTCCTGCTGGCCGGGGTGTCGCTGGCGGCCTGGGCTGCCTGGCTGGGCTGGGACCAGCATCGTGACGTGCAACCTGACGGCACGACGACCGGTCCGTACGAGGCGTGGCAGGTGATCGGGCTGGTGCTGACTCTGCTCGCACCGGTGTACTGGGCGGCATCCCGGCGCTACATCGCGGGCGCCGTGCTCGGCACCACGGCCGGCCTCACCGTTGCTGCTTATTGCGACTGGTCGGACGACTCCAGCGGCCTCTTCATGGTCGGCGTGGGGTCGGTCACGATGGGAAGCCTCGTCGTGACCGCCGTCATCACCGTGATCGCCTCCGCGAAACGACAGGGCGGGCGACCTTCGGGACGAGTGTCACCCCCTCGCTGACCTGTGTCGGTGACGAGAATCGAACTCGCACTCTCAGCTTGGGAAGCTGCGGGCACTTGCGGCACGTTCGTGCCCTGACCTGGGCGAACGGTTGCGGTGCGGTCCCGTCGGGTCTGGCCGCTTTCACCGTGATTCCCCGCTGTTCCCCGCTCGATCTGGTGCGCTTGTGGTGCGGGAGCGGTGCTGTGTCGGGAAGCGGATCCCAAGCGGGCAGCGTCGGCGAACGGCGTTACCACTTCGGCCACTTGTTCGTGGTCTGGTAACGGCCGAGTCCATGTCGTGCGGTCAGTGCGACGATGTCGACGCCGTGCTCGGTGAGCGATTGGTCGATGAACTCGCGCAGTTGCTCGCGCTCGTCGGTTTCGTAGGCGCTTTCGTTGTGGGCTTCGTTCACGGCGTTCAAGGCCAGGACGACGCGTCCCGCGACGCCGATGATCTGTGCGTCGTCTGCCTCGCCCAGCCCGGGAAGCTCGCTCTTGAAGGTGTCGAGGACGGCATCGGTCGACGTGAGCAGTTCCTCGGGGGACGGTCCCGCCATGCACGCGCACTCAGGGTCCAGGGTGCCGGCGGCAAGCTCTTCGGCTTCTTTGGCTATGCAGTTGCGCCAGTTCGTCGTAGGTCTCTCAGCCAGGGAGCGGACCGTACAGCGAGAATGCTTCTTGAGGAGCAGGGTCAATGGCCCCCTGCTCACTGGAGACCGGCGGACGGCGCCTGGATCAACGACGGTGGGCGTATCAGAGGTGTTTGCCCTACTTGGTCGGCATAGCCGTCACCCAGACCGTCCACCACACCCTGCAAGTCCCCCGCTTGCCTCCCGAGTGCCGCGAACCAGGGGCGGAACCTCTGGGCTCCACCCCCATTCTCGTCATCTCCTGGCTTTACAATCCCGCCGTGATGTCGGCGCACGGTCGGTGCGCCGAGAAGGAGGGGGCTGTATGACACGTCAGAGGTTCAGGGGGAGATGGAGAGCCGTAGCCGTGGTCGTCGCGCTGGGGACCACGGCCCTGGGGCCGGTCACCCCTGCGGTGGCCGTGCACGGCGCGGTGCCGGGTGACTTCAACGGGGACGGGTACCGGGACGCGGTTCTGCCCGCACCGGGCGCGAATGTGGCCGGCAAGGACGGGGCCGGTGCCGTCGTCGTGCTGTACGGGTCGAAGTCGGGACTGTCGGCAAGCAGGCGGCAGGCCATCACGCAGAACAGTGCGGGCGTGCCGGACTCGGCCGAGGCGGGCGACGGGTTCGGGGCGGCCACTGCCACGGCCGACATCAACCGCGACGGCTTTGCCGACCTGGTGGTCGCCGCCCCCTACGAGGACACGTCCAAGGGCAACGACTCGGGCGCGGTCGTGGCGCTGTGGGGCAGCAAGAACGGGTTGACGAGCGCCACCGACCTGCCGAATCCCGCCAGACCCCACGACGGGGCGAGAGAGTACGGGCGCGATGTCGCTGTGTTCGCCGGCGGCCCCGGAGCCAAGACGCAGGTCGCGGTCGCCGGTACCGACGGTTCCGTCTACTTCACCGGGCCGTTCAGCCGTACCGGCACCTACGGGTCCAGGGCGTACAACCGGAACACGCCCTCCGTCGCGAGCGTCGCGCTCGGCGACTTCAACCACGACGGTGCCCCCGACCCGGTTGCCATCACTGTCCGTCTGGCCGGCCTCAGCGGCGGCGAGGTCTACAGGGGCCCTGGGATGATGTACGACGACTACATGGCCCAGGGCAACGGCCTCATCGCTGCCACCGGTGACATCAACGGCGACTCGTACGCCGACCTGGTGGTCGGCGACCCCGACGAGCCCGCCAAGGACGGCGTGGACGGGGCGCACGGCGGGCGTGTCCTGGTCTGGTACGGGGCGAAGCAGGGCATCCCCTTCGACGCCAAGCCGGTGCAGCTGACCCAGAACACTGCCGGAGTGCCCGGCACGAGTGACAAGGGCGATGACTTCGGCGGCGCACTTGCCGTGGCCGACCTCAACCGGGACGGACTCGCCGACATCGTGGTCGGGACCCCGTACGAGGGCAGGTCCCACGCTGGGCAGGTCACCATCATTCCGGGCCGCCGCTCCGGTGCGCTCGGCGCCGGATCGTACTCCTTCACCCAGGACACGGCCGACGTCCCGGACACCTCGGAGTCCGACGATGCGTTCGGCACGACGGTCGCCGTGGGAGACGTGAACGGGGACGGCAGGCCCGAGCTGTTCGTCAGCGCGGCATTCGAGAACATGGGCCCGGGTGCTGTCTGGGTCTTCCCCGGCACTACCACCGGCCCGACGGCACGGGGCTGCCACGAGTTCACCCCGTCCTCCGTCGGCCTCAGCGACCGCAGTCCCAGTTATCTGGGCGGCGCGGGCCTGCTCTGGATGATCTAACGCATTCCGCACCGGGGAGCGAACGGGCCCGGAACCCTTCCGAAGGGGTTCCGGGCCCGTCGGCGTCCTCATTTGCACGGTCCGTCAGTAGCCGTGACTCCTCGTCAGTTCCCGTTCGATCGGGCACGACAGGGACATGGGCACCTTATGATCCGTAGCTCTGCAGAGATCAGTCGCTGACGGTCATACCAGCCCCTCCACGGCCTTTGCAGGGCAATGATGGTTGGGGTCGGTTGCTGTGGTTGCTGTACTTCGCTGCGGTACAGCGACCGCTTGGGCCTTGCTCATCCATGTAGCGGCAAGTTCGCTTCGTCGTCGCTCATCGCGGTGTGGACGGTGAGGCAGGATGCGACGACATCGACCTCCGAAGGCCCTGCGATCCGAAGCCGCACCAACTCGGGTAGCTCGGAAGAGCGGTCGATGAGACCGATGGCATGGTCAGGCCATGGGTGTTCGAGACAGGAAGGCACATGAGTAGCCATCAGTCTGCGCTGGCTCTCGCAGAAGGGTGACGCCGGAGCGCTCGGGGTGTTTGCCGAGGGAACCCGCTTGAACCGAGCTGCTGCTGAGGACATGCAGAAGGGGTTCAATGTGCCGCAGGATCTCATCGATTCGATCAAGGGTGCCCCGGTCGAGAAGACCGACGAGAGTGAGATCCTCCGCAAGTTCCAGGCGCAGTGCGATGAAATCTCTCCGAAGAGGGAGCTGTGCTCCGTGTACCG
It encodes:
- a CDS encoding PQQ-binding-like beta-propeller repeat protein; this translates as MTPLSTGDPESIGGYTLLGRLGAGGMGVVYLGVAASGRQVAVKLVHGPYAQEEEFRTRFRQEIEAARRVSGAFTAPVVDADPDADQPWMATLYVPGLNLAEVVQKDGPLSQRELRALGLGLTEALRDIQRAGLVHRDLKPGNVLMTEDGPRVIDFGISRASDHQSLTTTGRMIGTPPFMSPEQLASPRDVTPASDVFSLGSLLVFAAVGTGPFDADSPYITGYQVVFGTPDLGGVPEALLNIVERCLDKDPAARPELTDIHRMLQALPESDATGSPRTGRSAEPRRRPAPRSAATTSAGAATGIGTGKRRRARMLLTGLGAVLAVTGLGVGVGVSVSDSDTATATTTATASATAQAASLPHGWRPWRTKLRHDVKGVPLDYDSPGCVTEGSALFCGGTGFTAARIDAASGRTLWRAGTRPQGTQPVGVRDGLVYMYEEPDDRTRRVVALDAGTGHRRWQRDINTSEEAVLYDGGLLTLSPDSSSFMAYGPSGKELWRAPSLDEYCTPSALGGAPYALCSAGNEPGHTPVELMKLGPGSLSETATLPKKAEALGAVDGQPLFLAPQTAKDVYEAGYERPYNALLRVASETGQVRRIPLAHPLTGAATLVDGVVYFVRSDGSVTAVSADSGKQLWQKVTDMESLSAPAVSATYKRVYFSNRFGRLLALDSRTGAEVWRTSALDDPGDKVQSYPPRLLLVKDAIVAMAGDTAFSREPDGPT
- a CDS encoding FG-GAP repeat protein, whose translation is MTRQRFRGRWRAVAVVVALGTTALGPVTPAVAVHGAVPGDFNGDGYRDAVLPAPGANVAGKDGAGAVVVLYGSKSGLSASRRQAITQNSAGVPDSAEAGDGFGAATATADINRDGFADLVVAAPYEDTSKGNDSGAVVALWGSKNGLTSATDLPNPARPHDGAREYGRDVAVFAGGPGAKTQVAVAGTDGSVYFTGPFSRTGTYGSRAYNRNTPSVASVALGDFNHDGAPDPVAITVRLAGLSGGEVYRGPGMMYDDYMAQGNGLIAATGDINGDSYADLVVGDPDEPAKDGVDGAHGGRVLVWYGAKQGIPFDAKPVQLTQNTAGVPGTSDKGDDFGGALAVADLNRDGLADIVVGTPYEGRSHAGQVTIIPGRRSGALGAGSYSFTQDTADVPDTSESDDAFGTTVAVGDVNGDGRPELFVSAAFENMGPGAVWVFPGTTTGPTARGCHEFTPSSVGLSDRSPSYLGGAGLLWMI